A region of Anopheles merus strain MAF chromosome 2R, AmerM5.1, whole genome shotgun sequence DNA encodes the following proteins:
- the LOC121587642 gene encoding malignant T-cell-amplified sequence 1 homolog yields MFKKFDEKESVSGVQQLKSSVQKGIRAKLIEQFPTIENHIDLVLPKKDAFRIVKCHDHIELLINGAGEQVFFRHRDGPWMPTLKLFHRFPFFLPMEQVDKGAIRFVLSGANIMCPGLTSPGACMTKVEKGTVVAIMAEGKQHALAIGLTAMSTDDIAKVNKGVGVENCHYLNDGLWQMKPIK; encoded by the exons ATGTTCAAGaa GTTTGACGAAAAAGAAAGCGTCTCTGGGGTGCAGCAACTGAAGTCCTCGGTGCAGAAAGGCATCCGGGCCAAGCTGATTGAGCAGTTTCCCACCATCGAAAACCACATCGATCTAGTTTTACCGAAGAAAGATGCTTTCCGGATAGTTAAGTG TCACGACCATATTGAACTGCTAATCAACGGCGCAGGCGAGCAGGTTTTCTTCCGTCACAGAGACGGACCATGGATGCCGACGTTGAAGCTGTTCCATCGGTTTCCATTCTTCCTGCCGATGGAACAGGTGGACAAGGGTGCGATCCGGTTCGTACTAAGCGGAGCCAACATTATGTGCCCCGGGCTGACGTCACCGGGTGCGTGCATGACCAAGGTGGAGAAGGGAACGGTTGTGGCAATAATGGCCGAAGGCAAGCAGCACGCGCTGGCCATCGGATTGACCGCCATGTCGACCGATGATAT TGCCAAAGTAAATAAGGGCGTTGGTGTGGAAAATTGCCACTATCTCAACGACGGATTGTGGCAGATGAAACCGATTAAATAA